The following proteins are encoded in a genomic region of Cyclonatronum proteinivorum:
- a CDS encoding 2-oxoacid:ferredoxin oxidoreductase subunit beta: MVQKAASTNGSTPALKPKDFASDQDVRWCPGCGDYTILKQVQNVMPELGVPRENIVFVAGIGCSSRFPYYMDTFGMHSIHGRAPSIATGLKASRPELSVWVITGDGDALSIGGNHLIHVLRRNVDLNILLFNNEIYGLTKGQYSPTSHEGMVTKSTPMGSLDHPFNPAALAMGADAGFFARAMDRDPKHLNEMLRRTHGHKGAALLEIYQNCIVFNDGAFEVYTDKRRRSDTALYLEHGKPLVFGKEGEKGIRLEGTRPQLVRLDDGQWSESDLWIHDEKDAYKAYLLARFFEDNRHEDRLPRPFGVFLDNERPAYDELFNQQADQALAQKGKGDLDALLAGDETWVVK, translated from the coding sequence ATGGTACAAAAAGCTGCCTCAACAAACGGAAGTACGCCCGCACTGAAACCTAAAGATTTCGCCTCCGATCAGGATGTGCGCTGGTGCCCCGGCTGCGGAGACTACACCATCCTCAAACAGGTGCAGAATGTGATGCCCGAGTTGGGCGTGCCCCGCGAAAACATCGTATTTGTAGCCGGAATCGGCTGTTCCTCGCGCTTCCCCTACTATATGGATACGTTTGGGATGCACTCCATTCACGGTCGTGCGCCTTCCATCGCCACCGGTCTCAAAGCCAGCCGGCCCGAGCTGAGTGTCTGGGTCATCACCGGCGACGGGGATGCGCTCTCCATCGGCGGAAACCATCTGATTCACGTGCTGCGCCGGAATGTGGACCTGAACATCTTGCTGTTCAACAACGAAATTTATGGTCTGACCAAAGGACAGTATTCGCCGACTTCCCATGAAGGCATGGTCACCAAATCGACGCCAATGGGCTCTCTCGATCATCCGTTCAACCCTGCCGCCCTTGCGATGGGGGCCGATGCCGGATTCTTCGCCCGTGCGATGGACCGCGACCCGAAACACCTCAACGAAATGCTCAGGCGTACGCACGGCCACAAAGGCGCGGCCCTGCTGGAGATTTATCAGAACTGCATTGTGTTCAACGACGGGGCGTTTGAAGTGTACACCGACAAACGGCGTCGCAGCGACACAGCCCTGTATCTGGAGCACGGCAAGCCGCTGGTTTTCGGGAAAGAAGGGGAGAAGGGGATCAGGCTCGAAGGCACGCGTCCGCAGCTGGTACGCCTCGATGATGGACAGTGGAGCGAAAGCGACCTGTGGATTCACGACGAGAAGGACGCCTACAAAGCCTACCTGCTGGCACGCTTCTTCGAAGACAACCGGCACGAAGACCGCCTCCCGCGCCCGTTCGGCGTTTTCCTGGACAACGAGCGTCCCGCTTATGATGAGCTCTTCAATCAACAGGCCGATCAGGCGCTTGCCCAAAAAGGCAAAGGAGACTTGGACGCCCTGCTTGCCGGGGATGAAACCTGGGTGGTGAAGTAA
- a CDS encoding 2-oxoacid:acceptor oxidoreductase subunit alpha yields the protein MSIKIIEKDDVTIRFAGDSGDGMQLTGSQFTNTTALAGNDLSTLPDFPAEIRAPQGTVAGVSGFQIHFGSKAIHTPGDSCDVLVVMNAAALKANLKYLKAGGIIIANVDGFGKRDLSLAKYGPEDKPLEQIQTSGYGLIQLDVTKLTRAALADTGLPPKDVDRCKNMFVLGVIYWLFSREIKPTENFIEKKFSRKPEIAQANVLALKAGYAYGGATELFSERFSVQAAQIKPGTYRNITGNEATVIGLAAAADKSGLQLFLGTYPITPASEILHGLSKLKHYNVRTFQAEDEIAAIGSAIGASFGGSLGVTSSSGPGIALKTEALTLALMLELPLVVINVQRAGPSTGMPTKTEQSDLLQAVYGRAGESPVVVVAPESPGDCFQMIFEACRIAVEHMIPVMFLSDGYIANGAEPWRFPRAADLPKINVSYAPPRDADDAPFLPYSRDERLVRPWAIPGTKGLEHRIGGLEKEYGTGNISYDPDNHHKMTHIREQKRNNVAGFIPEQTIEEGPESGKVLVVGWGSTHGAIKAAVNELNRSGLAAAHAHLRYLSPFPRNLADLFARFETILVPEINNGQLIKLLRDQFPEFTFHGFNQVKGIPLTVSSLCDAIQRASKF from the coding sequence ATGTCCATTAAAATTATTGAGAAAGACGACGTAACCATCCGTTTTGCCGGCGACTCCGGCGACGGGATGCAGCTTACCGGATCGCAGTTCACCAACACAACCGCCCTCGCCGGCAACGACCTGAGCACCCTGCCTGATTTTCCTGCCGAGATTCGTGCGCCGCAGGGTACGGTAGCCGGCGTTTCCGGTTTTCAGATTCATTTCGGCAGCAAGGCCATTCACACCCCCGGCGACAGCTGCGATGTACTTGTGGTGATGAACGCCGCCGCGCTGAAGGCCAACCTCAAATACCTGAAAGCCGGCGGAATCATTATCGCCAATGTAGATGGCTTCGGGAAGCGGGACCTCAGCCTGGCGAAGTACGGTCCGGAAGACAAGCCGCTCGAACAGATTCAGACCTCCGGCTACGGCCTCATTCAGCTTGATGTCACCAAGCTCACCCGTGCGGCGCTTGCTGATACAGGTTTGCCGCCCAAAGATGTTGACCGCTGCAAAAACATGTTTGTGCTCGGCGTTATTTACTGGCTCTTCAGCCGCGAGATTAAGCCTACGGAAAACTTCATCGAAAAGAAATTCAGCCGTAAGCCTGAAATTGCGCAGGCCAACGTGCTGGCTCTGAAAGCCGGTTATGCCTACGGCGGCGCAACGGAGCTCTTCAGCGAGCGCTTTTCGGTACAGGCCGCGCAAATTAAACCGGGCACTTACCGCAACATCACCGGAAATGAAGCAACGGTCATCGGTCTTGCCGCTGCCGCAGATAAATCGGGCTTGCAGCTGTTTTTAGGCACTTACCCCATCACCCCGGCCTCTGAAATCCTGCACGGACTTTCCAAGTTGAAGCATTACAATGTGCGCACCTTTCAGGCCGAAGATGAAATCGCGGCCATCGGTTCGGCCATTGGTGCGAGCTTTGGCGGAAGCCTGGGGGTGACGAGTAGCTCGGGTCCCGGCATTGCGCTCAAAACGGAAGCCCTGACCCTCGCACTCATGCTGGAGCTGCCGCTCGTCGTCATCAACGTGCAGCGCGCGGGACCTTCAACCGGTATGCCGACCAAAACCGAACAGTCTGATTTGCTTCAGGCCGTGTATGGCCGTGCGGGCGAATCGCCGGTCGTTGTGGTCGCACCGGAATCGCCCGGCGACTGTTTTCAGATGATATTCGAAGCCTGCCGGATCGCTGTGGAGCACATGATTCCGGTGATGTTTCTCTCCGATGGCTACATTGCCAACGGTGCTGAACCCTGGCGCTTTCCCCGGGCGGCTGACCTCCCAAAGATAAACGTCAGCTATGCACCGCCCCGCGATGCGGACGATGCGCCTTTCCTGCCCTACAGCCGCGATGAGCGACTGGTGCGTCCCTGGGCCATCCCCGGTACCAAAGGGCTGGAGCACCGCATTGGCGGACTCGAAAAAGAGTACGGTACGGGCAATATTTCCTACGACCCGGACAACCATCACAAAATGACGCACATCCGCGAGCAAAAGCGGAACAACGTCGCAGGCTTCATCCCGGAGCAAACCATCGAAGAAGGTCCCGAAAGCGGAAAGGTGCTGGTTGTGGGATGGGGTTCTACGCACGGCGCTATCAAAGCGGCGGTGAACGAGCTCAACCGGTCGGGCCTTGCCGCAGCACATGCACACCTGCGCTACCTCAGCCCGTTTCCGCGCAACCTTGCCGATCTGTTTGCCCGTTTCGAGACCATTCTGGTGCCCGAAATCAACAATGGTCAGCTCATCAAACTGCTGCGCGATCAGTTCCCGGAGTTCACCTTCCATGGCTTCAATCAGGTGAAGGGCATTCCCCTCACGGTTTCCTCTTTATGTGATGCCATTCAGCGCGCAAGTAAATTTTAA
- the proC gene encoding pyrroline-5-carboxylate reductase → MSTSYNPQTIAIIGAGKIGEAMIEAMIDARFFKPEQILVSARRSKRIEQLEEAYGVRGVSNKEAAAQADVSVIAVKPQLAGQVLPELAPALGPDKLLISVMAGTTLKQLSDWSGRNCPVIRAMPNTPLRIRKGMTALCGSALAEEHHLGFSQAMFNTAGRTQIMDEKLFDAVTGLSASGPAFIYIMIEALAEGGVKSGIPRNLATELAAQACLGSASMVLETGKHPAMLKDEVTTPAGCTIDGILKLEEGGIRVTLIKAVEEAARRAKELG, encoded by the coding sequence ATGAGTACATCTTACAATCCGCAAACCATTGCCATTATCGGCGCCGGAAAAATTGGCGAGGCGATGATCGAAGCCATGATCGACGCCCGCTTTTTTAAGCCGGAACAGATTCTGGTCAGCGCCCGCCGCAGCAAACGTATCGAACAGCTTGAAGAAGCCTATGGTGTACGCGGGGTGAGCAACAAGGAGGCCGCAGCACAGGCCGATGTGAGCGTGATCGCTGTGAAACCGCAGCTCGCGGGGCAGGTGCTGCCCGAACTCGCCCCGGCACTTGGGCCCGACAAGCTCCTGATTTCCGTAATGGCGGGCACAACCCTCAAACAGCTCTCGGACTGGAGCGGACGCAACTGCCCGGTCATCCGCGCCATGCCCAACACCCCGCTGCGTATCCGAAAAGGTATGACAGCCCTCTGCGGCTCGGCGCTCGCGGAAGAGCATCACCTCGGCTTCTCGCAGGCCATGTTCAATACCGCGGGCCGCACACAGATTATGGATGAAAAACTCTTCGACGCCGTCACAGGCCTAAGTGCAAGCGGTCCGGCCTTCATCTATATTATGATTGAGGCGCTCGCGGAAGGGGGCGTAAAATCCGGCATCCCCCGAAACCTCGCGACCGAACTTGCGGCGCAGGCCTGTCTCGGCTCAGCCTCCATGGTGCTGGAAACCGGCAAACACCCCGCCATGCTCAAAGATGAGGTCACTACTCCGGCCGGCTGTACCATCGACGGCATCCTGAAACTCGAAGAAGGCGGCATCCGCGTCACCCTCATCAAAGCCGTCGAAGAAGCCGCCCGCCGCGCGAAGGA